One Candidatus Poribacteria bacterium genomic window carries:
- the glpK gene encoding glycerol kinase GlpK yields the protein MDYVLAIDQGTTGTTVLLVNEEGEVAESVYAELRQIYPRPGWVEHDPEEIWRSTAGLIRKLLSRSQVSSSQIKAIGITNQRETTIVWEAETGRPVHNAIVWQCRRTADMCDQLREKGLEEKVRDKTGLILDPYFSATKLAWIIRDVKPEGEILFGTVDSWLIWRMTGGRTHATDQTNASRTMLFNIHELKWDEELIGIFNVGAVRLPEVLPSSARYGVAQEPSEIEGIPICGVAGDQQASLFGQACFERGETKNTYGTGCFLMMQTGEKPVYSNEGLLTTLACSVTERPRYALEGSVFIAGAAVQWLRDGLGIIESAAQSEEMALSVEDTGGVYVVPAFTGLGAPYWDSRARGAILGITRGTRKEHIVRATLEAIAHQVADVMEAMERDSGMKISALRVDGGGSVNDFLMQFQSDILNLPVERSKYRETTSLGAAYLAGLSIDMWDLDRIRSLRKVNRTFTPQMEDERRILLRRKWKEAVGRVLTRCGCNGNTPS from the coding sequence ATGGATTACGTTCTCGCCATAGATCAAGGGACAACGGGGACGACCGTTCTTCTTGTGAATGAGGAAGGGGAAGTTGCCGAATCGGTCTATGCCGAACTGAGACAGATCTACCCGAGACCGGGTTGGGTGGAACATGACCCGGAGGAGATCTGGCGCTCGACGGCGGGGCTCATTCGTAAGTTGCTCTCCCGATCACAGGTCTCCTCCTCACAGATAAAGGCGATAGGGATCACCAATCAACGTGAGACGACGATCGTCTGGGAGGCTGAAACCGGCAGACCCGTCCACAACGCCATAGTCTGGCAGTGCAGACGAACCGCGGATATGTGCGATCAATTGAGGGAGAAGGGGCTTGAGGAGAAGGTCAGAGATAAGACAGGGCTTATCCTCGATCCTTATTTCTCCGCGACCAAGCTCGCCTGGATCATCCGGGACGTCAAGCCTGAGGGGGAGATCCTCTTCGGGACGGTGGACTCCTGGCTTATATGGAGGATGACGGGCGGCAGAACACACGCCACCGATCAGACCAACGCCTCGCGAACGATGCTCTTCAACATCCACGAGCTGAAATGGGACGAAGAGCTGATAGGGATCTTCAATGTGGGCGCCGTCAGACTTCCTGAGGTGCTGCCTTCTTCGGCGCGTTACGGCGTGGCTCAGGAGCCGAGCGAGATCGAGGGCATCCCGATATGCGGCGTTGCCGGCGACCAGCAGGCATCCCTCTTCGGCCAGGCCTGTTTTGAGAGGGGAGAGACCAAAAACACCTATGGCACGGGCTGTTTTCTGATGATGCAGACCGGCGAAAAGCCCGTTTACTCAAATGAAGGGCTCCTTACCACCTTGGCCTGTTCCGTCACGGAGAGGCCCAGATATGCCCTTGAGGGAAGCGTATTTATCGCCGGAGCGGCGGTGCAGTGGTTAAGGGACGGTTTAGGGATAATCGAATCGGCAGCCCAAAGCGAAGAGATGGCTTTAAGCGTGGAGGATACAGGCGGGGTGTATGTCGTTCCGGCCTTCACCGGCCTCGGAGCGCCTTACTGGGACAGCCGGGCGAGGGGAGCTATCCTGGGGATCACACGGGGAACCAGAAAGGAACATATCGTCAGAGCGACGCTCGAGGCGATAGCACATCAGGTGGCCGACGTCATGGAAGCGATGGAGAGGGATTCCGGAATGAAAATCTCTGCTCTGCGGGTTGACGGCGGCGGATCGGTCAATGATTTCCTTATGCAGTTTCAATCGGATATCCTGAACCTGCCCGTGGAACGATCCAAATATAGAGAGACCACCTCTTTAGGAGCAGCCTACCTCGCCGGGTTAAGCATCGATATGTGGGATCTAGACCGGATCCGATCTCTTCGTAAGGTCAACAGAACGTTCACCCCTCAGATGGAGGATGAAAGGCGGATCCTATTGAGGAGGAAATGGAAGGAAGCTGTCGGGAGAGTGTTGACCAGATGCGGCTGCAATGGAAATACACCCTCATAA
- a CDS encoding PFL family protein → MVRSEDILTTIRMIHEENFDIRAATMGISLLDCRSESTDKLCERIRGRIIDRAGKLWEACETLAAKYGVPIVNRRVAVTPISIVAAGHGEEGFIQVAHALDEAAREVKVDLIGGYTALVHKGMTPDDEGLIRSIPFALSETERVCASVNAASTKAGINMDAILLVSEMLIELSRRTSERDGFGCAKFVVFANAPEDNPFMAGAFNGIGEAECVINIGISGPGVVKGAIEKGREMKPDLTLGDMAEIIKTTAFRLTRIGELIGRELAGMIGAKFGIVDLSLAPSPKVGDSVGEVLQAMGIRAVGAPGSTAALALLTDAVKKGGLFASSSVGGLSGAFIPVSEDIGLSAAVEAGYLTIEKLEAMSSVCSVGLDMVVVPGDVDAETIAALIADELAIGVINHKTTAVRIIPVPEKKAGERVVFGGLFGESVVMEICNIGCNRRFVRHGGRIPAPLTSLQN, encoded by the coding sequence ATGGTGAGAAGTGAGGATATCCTGACGACGATACGGATGATCCATGAGGAGAACTTCGATATCCGAGCTGCAACGATGGGGATCAGCCTGCTGGATTGCCGATCTGAGAGCACAGATAAATTGTGCGAGCGCATCCGCGGGCGGATTATAGATCGGGCGGGGAAGCTATGGGAGGCCTGTGAGACGCTGGCGGCGAAATACGGCGTCCCAATCGTGAACCGGAGGGTGGCCGTTACGCCCATCAGCATAGTCGCCGCAGGACACGGTGAAGAGGGGTTTATCCAAGTAGCCCATGCTCTGGATGAGGCGGCACGTGAGGTGAAGGTTGACCTGATAGGCGGCTACACCGCTTTAGTGCATAAGGGGATGACGCCGGACGATGAGGGCCTGATACGATCGATCCCGTTCGCCCTCTCGGAGACGGAAAGGGTATGCGCTTCCGTCAATGCCGCCTCAACCAAGGCGGGAATCAACATGGATGCCATCTTGCTTGTGAGTGAGATGTTGATAGAGCTTTCCCGCCGTACCAGCGAGAGGGATGGCTTCGGATGCGCTAAATTCGTCGTTTTCGCAAACGCGCCTGAAGATAATCCCTTCATGGCGGGAGCGTTCAACGGCATCGGCGAGGCGGAATGCGTTATCAACATCGGCATCAGCGGCCCGGGAGTGGTAAAAGGAGCGATCGAAAAGGGAAGGGAGATGAAACCCGATCTGACGTTAGGCGATATGGCTGAGATTATCAAAACCACCGCCTTCAGGCTGACACGAATAGGCGAGTTGATCGGGAGAGAGCTCGCCGGAATGATCGGAGCCAAGTTCGGCATCGTCGATCTATCGCTTGCGCCGAGCCCGAAGGTCGGAGATAGCGTGGGCGAGGTTTTACAGGCAATGGGTATCAGGGCGGTGGGAGCTCCAGGATCAACAGCCGCATTGGCGCTCCTGACCGATGCCGTCAAAAAGGGCGGGCTTTTCGCATCCTCATCAGTTGGCGGCCTTTCCGGCGCTTTTATACCGGTCTCGGAGGATATCGGTCTCTCAGCCGCCGTCGAAGCGGGTTATCTGACGATAGAAAAGCTGGAGGCGATGAGCAGCGTCTGTTCAGTGGGTCTGGATATGGTCGTCGTTCCAGGCGATGTGGACGCGGAAACGATCGCCGCACTGATAGCTGATGAACTGGCGATAGGGGTCATCAACCATAAGACAACCGCAGTGAGGATCATACCGGTCCCTGAAAAGAAGGCGGGGGAACGAGTCGTGTTCGGAGGGCTTTTCGGGGAAAGCGTTGTGATGGAGATATGCAACATCGGATGCAATCGACGATTCGTTCGACATGGCGGACGGATTCCGGCTCCGTTGACCAGCCTTCAAAATTGA
- a CDS encoding ACT domain-containing protein, with protein MEYIITVMSRDRPGIIAGIGRAVFEMGGNIEEISQTVVRGYFTVILCATFSSSPPVERVKEVIASTGAPGELEVAVRIRRTDEPLSATPTTYDRFILTLFGLDRPGVIYHMSTYLASLGINITDLYGRTEEGGFTMVLELSVPPELDPRGLKEELERLGRSFGMSAHFQHENLFKATHDLRSLAVI; from the coding sequence ATGGAATACATCATAACCGTCATGTCGCGCGATCGGCCGGGCATCATCGCCGGCATCGGTAGGGCCGTCTTTGAGATGGGAGGCAATATAGAGGAGATCAGCCAGACGGTTGTTCGAGGATACTTCACCGTTATACTCTGTGCCACCTTCTCCTCTTCGCCTCCGGTGGAGAGAGTGAAGGAGGTGATCGCGTCCACAGGTGCTCCCGGAGAGTTGGAGGTCGCCGTGCGCATAAGGAGAACGGATGAACCTCTAAGCGCCACGCCAACCACATATGATCGTTTCATACTTACCCTGTTCGGACTAGATCGACCGGGGGTTATATACCATATGTCCACCTATCTCGCCTCCCTCGGCATCAACATCACCGATCTCTACGGCAGGACTGAGGAGGGAGGTTTTACGATGGTGCTTGAGCTCTCCGTTCCTCCGGAGCTTGATCCGCGAGGGCTGAAAGAGGAGCTTGAAAGGCTGGGGCGTTCCTTCGGCATGTCAGCTCACTTCCAACACGAGAATCTATTCAAGGCGACGCATGACCTGCGATCGCTCGCCGTGATTTAG
- a CDS encoding glycosyltransferase: MLSFVGYFTLLLSFIYMSVILCFRIGLGRAERISRKMLRRRSDPKGRPFVSVIISARNEREHIGRCLESLIEQSYPSHLYEIVAVDDRSEDETLSIIRSYADRSDVRIIPLENDEPEGLTGKQTALDKAIRYSRGEIILTTDADCIVPFDWVSVMTSFFSDPEVGVVAGFSTIDDRSPDFRKLGRWRRLFLKMQSFELLTLFTAFAGGMGLGLALACTGNNLAYRRKVYEQMGGFKRIGRTVAEDNMFIQWVNRNTSWRIIPCCLRESLVITMPKVTLRDLLAQRIRWASNSLENRFSALAFMVAVYGMNLLLYPTLLLSLAGVIPIWIGPTAIAMKFLPEYLLVSKGMRMFGRGDLMKFFLPIQPFHTLYILICGLAGLPGKARWKGREYKARR, from the coding sequence ATGCTTAGCTTTGTCGGGTATTTCACCCTTCTGCTCTCCTTCATCTACATGTCCGTGATCCTCTGCTTCAGAATAGGGCTTGGCAGGGCCGAGAGGATCTCGCGGAAGATGCTCAGAAGGCGTTCCGACCCGAAAGGTCGGCCCTTCGTCTCCGTGATCATATCCGCCCGAAACGAGAGGGAACATATCGGCCGATGCCTCGAATCGCTCATAGAGCAGTCATATCCCTCACACCTCTATGAGATAGTGGCTGTCGATGATCGATCGGAGGACGAGACCCTCTCCATCATCCGATCATATGCCGATCGGTCGGACGTCAGGATCATTCCCCTTGAAAACGATGAGCCTGAAGGGTTAACCGGGAAGCAGACCGCCCTGGACAAGGCGATCCGATATAGCCGGGGGGAGATCATATTGACAACCGACGCCGACTGTATCGTTCCGTTCGATTGGGTCTCCGTTATGACGAGCTTCTTCTCCGATCCTGAGGTCGGTGTGGTGGCCGGGTTCTCGACGATAGACGATAGATCCCCGGACTTCAGGAAGCTCGGAAGATGGAGGAGGTTGTTTTTGAAGATGCAATCCTTCGAGCTGTTGACGCTGTTTACGGCATTCGCCGGGGGAATGGGGCTGGGGTTGGCATTAGCCTGCACGGGGAATAATCTGGCATACAGACGAAAGGTATATGAACAGATGGGCGGATTTAAGAGGATAGGTCGAACGGTCGCCGAGGATAACATGTTCATCCAGTGGGTCAACCGAAACACGTCGTGGAGGATAATCCCGTGCTGTTTAAGGGAGTCGCTGGTTATCACGATGCCTAAGGTAACCCTTCGTGATTTATTGGCCCAGAGGATCAGATGGGCCTCCAATTCGCTTGAAAACAGGTTTTCCGCCCTGGCCTTTATGGTGGCCGTTTACGGTATGAACCTGCTGCTTTACCCAACTCTCCTCCTTAGCCTTGCCGGGGTGATCCCGATATGGATCGGTCCAACGGCGATCGCCATGAAATTCCTGCCTGAATACCTGCTGGTCTCCAAGGGTATGAGGATGTTCGGCAGAGGCGATCTCATGAAATTCTTCCTGCCCATTCAACCCTTTCACACCCTTTACATCCTGATATGCGGTCTCGCCGGCCTGCCGGGAAAGGCGAGATGGAAGGGAAGGGAGTACAAGGCGCGACGTTAA
- a CDS encoding nucleotidyltransferase domain-containing protein: MERRKVQDEVNRLLHKLVEALKERFGEELVSVVLFGSFARGDFHERSDIDLLIVIEKLPQSQFKRSRLFDEAAGRLMDGFKLLREMGYLCQFMPIMKSREEAAYHSPIYLDMVEEGMILYDKGGFFRSVLEEIRQRLKELGAKRKFLKGGGWYWDLKPDYRPGEVIEI, encoded by the coding sequence ATGGAGAGGAGAAAGGTTCAAGATGAGGTAAATCGACTCCTGCATAAGCTCGTAGAGGCGCTAAAGGAGAGGTTTGGTGAGGAACTGGTATCGGTGGTGCTGTTTGGCTCATTTGCACGGGGGGATTTCCACGAGAGGTCTGACATCGACCTGTTGATAGTTATAGAGAAGCTCCCTCAATCGCAGTTTAAAAGATCGAGGCTTTTCGACGAAGCCGCGGGGAGGCTTATGGATGGATTCAAGCTTCTTCGTGAAATGGGCTATCTGTGTCAGTTTATGCCCATAATGAAAAGCAGGGAGGAGGCCGCTTATCATTCGCCGATCTATCTTGACATGGTTGAGGAAGGGATGATCCTTTATGACAAAGGGGGGTTTTTCAGATCGGTGTTGGAGGAGATAAGGCAAAGGTTGAAAGAGCTGGGGGCGAAAAGGAAGTTCCTCAAAGGCGGGGGATGGTATTGGGACCTTAAACCGGACTATAGGCCCGGAGAGGTGATCGAAATATGA
- a CDS encoding tetratricopeptide repeat protein: MRFRLKVVSPLILSLTLIFLIPGCLPKGAVSPQKEIDMILENASCFQEEQDYDRAIAEFQKLLDKYPQSDQADNAQFEIGNSYRLKGDYKAAIKAYEKVNSKSELADRAKLLIGDCYLALNEVKKAREIYRSLVRKYPYLNNDEAREARRNLDLMARIVKLESEVREGVESHRDNALFEIGRIYLEELNLPDVAAERFKELTERFPKSELADDAMMMLGESYWRMAKYESPPKVDTRKLAAFVRYYYILDRYPQLGEMDLRKIGLSPHWPAGYPSRGYEKFYGRGMRYDNYYLEVRFLLSRYRDLREWRYTDFLPPCYGKAMETWNELLERYPNTDAALKCRKVAAKRLAELGRAFYNAGAPGFSNVLLHESLSYYPTPEAHIYLAYFYADARAFSNDRTSLYNKIQVFDHIKQAEKLVSPDSELASQIKQLKTWMNYRMRVEALEAKVSKLSSRGG; the protein is encoded by the coding sequence ATGAGATTCAGGTTAAAGGTTGTATCTCCCTTGATTCTATCCCTCACACTGATCTTTTTAATCCCCGGCTGCTTACCTAAGGGCGCAGTCTCTCCGCAGAAAGAAATCGATATGATCCTGGAAAACGCCTCTTGTTTCCAGGAGGAGCAGGACTACGATAGGGCGATAGCCGAGTTTCAGAAGCTCCTGGACAAATACCCGCAGAGCGATCAGGCGGACAACGCTCAGTTCGAAATAGGCAACAGCTATAGGCTCAAGGGAGATTACAAGGCCGCTATCAAGGCCTATGAGAAGGTGAACTCCAAAAGCGAGCTGGCCGATAGGGCGAAACTCCTGATCGGCGATTGTTACCTCGCCCTCAACGAGGTGAAAAAAGCGAGGGAGATCTATAGGTCTCTTGTCAGAAAGTATCCCTATCTCAACAACGACGAGGCGCGCGAGGCCAGGAGAAACCTCGATCTGATGGCAAGGATAGTCAAGCTGGAAAGTGAGGTCAGAGAGGGTGTGGAGTCGCATAGAGATAACGCCCTCTTCGAGATCGGCAGAATCTACCTCGAGGAGTTAAACCTTCCCGATGTGGCAGCCGAAAGGTTCAAGGAACTGACCGAGAGGTTCCCGAAGAGCGAGTTGGCCGATGATGCGATGATGATGTTAGGCGAGAGCTACTGGCGCATGGCCAAGTACGAGTCCCCACCCAAGGTGGACACCAGGAAGCTGGCGGCGTTCGTCAGGTATTACTACATCCTCGACAGGTACCCGCAGCTCGGGGAGATGGATCTACGCAAGATCGGGCTCAGCCCCCATTGGCCCGCCGGATATCCGAGCAGGGGATACGAGAAGTTCTACGGCAGGGGCATGAGGTATGATAACTACTACCTCGAAGTGCGATTCCTCCTGAGCAGATATCGCGATCTGAGGGAGTGGCGATATACGGACTTCCTGCCTCCCTGCTATGGCAAGGCGATGGAGACGTGGAATGAGCTTCTGGAGAGATACCCGAACACCGATGCAGCCCTGAAATGTCGCAAAGTAGCGGCCAAGAGGTTAGCCGAGCTCGGAAGGGCCTTCTATAACGCCGGCGCTCCTGGATTCAGCAACGTCCTGCTTCATGAGTCGCTCAGCTACTATCCGACGCCGGAGGCTCATATCTACCTGGCTTACTTCTACGCCGACGCCAGGGCCTTCTCAAACGACAGGACGTCGCTTTATAACAAGATTCAGGTGTTCGATCACATAAAGCAGGCGGAGAAATTAGTGTCCCCCGACTCGGAGCTGGCCTCCCAGATCAAACAACTGAAGACCTGGATGAACTACCGAATGCGTGTGGAGGCCCTTGAGGCTAAGGTAAGCAAGCTCAGCAGCCGGGGAGGCTAA
- a CDS encoding HEPN domain-containing protein, with protein MRNDRMAIGYLEDATVRVGELKRLFEMKRFNVVIREAQEGVELALKAALRWVGVEPAKVHDVSEILLGEQDRFPRFFRDEIVRLAEISRKLARERGRSFYGDEEGGVPASELYSDSDALEAIDDAQFVLQLCRGLISSKPGG; from the coding sequence ATGAGAAACGACAGGATGGCGATCGGTTACCTCGAGGACGCCACCGTGAGGGTGGGGGAGTTGAAGCGGCTTTTCGAGATGAAGCGGTTTAATGTGGTGATCAGAGAAGCACAGGAAGGGGTTGAGCTGGCGCTCAAGGCGGCCTTGAGATGGGTGGGGGTGGAGCCTGCTAAAGTTCATGACGTGTCCGAGATACTGTTAGGGGAGCAGGATAGATTTCCCCGCTTTTTCAGGGATGAGATAGTCAGACTGGCGGAAATTTCCAGAAAGCTTGCCAGGGAGAGGGGAAGAAGCTTCTACGGCGATGAGGAGGGAGGGGTTCCCGCTTCTGAACTCTACTCGGACTCGGATGCCCTTGAGGCGATCGACGATGCCCAATTCGTGCTTCAGCTTTGTAGGGGACTTATCAGTTCAAAACCTGGCGGATAA
- a CDS encoding NUDIX domain-containing protein: MSKRKVEVLESDLVYDGFFKIERALVQYERYDGSMSEPITRYCFERGDSVGVLLYNPDADSVILVEQFRYPAYVKGGPGWILEIVAGVKDKEDSVKVARSEAIEEAGYEIERLEKLTSFYLSPGGSSERMDLYLGYVSKPSHKGGGVREEGEDIKVIELPLEKALRMIDRGDICDVKTILALLWLYRKKTKGE; encoded by the coding sequence ATGTCGAAGAGAAAGGTCGAGGTGCTCGAAAGCGATCTGGTCTATGATGGGTTTTTCAAGATTGAGAGAGCCCTTGTGCAATATGAACGGTACGACGGATCGATGAGCGAGCCGATAACCCGATACTGTTTCGAGCGGGGGGATTCCGTGGGCGTGCTGCTTTACAATCCCGACGCCGATTCCGTCATCCTGGTGGAGCAGTTCAGATACCCGGCGTATGTGAAGGGAGGGCCGGGATGGATCTTAGAGATCGTGGCGGGCGTTAAGGATAAGGAGGATTCCGTCAAAGTCGCGAGATCGGAGGCGATCGAGGAGGCGGGATATGAGATCGAGAGGTTGGAAAAGCTCACCTCCTTCTACCTCTCACCCGGCGGCAGTTCCGAGAGAATGGATCTGTATCTGGGATATGTATCCAAACCCTCCCATAAGGGCGGAGGAGTAAGGGAGGAGGGTGAAGATATCAAGGTCATTGAGCTTCCGCTGGAGAAAGCCTTGAGGATGATAGATAGAGGCGATATATGCGATGTTAAGACGATCCTAGCTCTGCTGTGGTTGTATAGGAAAAAGACGAAGGGGGAGTGA